The Pyrus communis chromosome 2, drPyrComm1.1, whole genome shotgun sequence genome includes a window with the following:
- the LOC137726920 gene encoding transcription repressor OFP5-like: protein MKWGSKKKKHLPASSTSSSSASKASLISHVFSSSWLSKFKHKSESSEPKPSKGNRKGKQNSPPSDLPRCGSHGGGRFYGVDDDEDDAFWRLSFGEDSAQGKNDRGFLRSVRYDSDNEFDVQKSICGGFQKSRRKVERRERSQKLKGMHKTRNDRDWRLRKENGEVFGKKQVELEGEAHRKEEERSTGSVRNDVLELLAARKHQDLSLWNSKSSGLETIEEESLNLETEDEEELVSDWQKLKERKIQEVKSKNEKHRKSLYISRELQRRRTRRSCKVRVCSPWTASRVEICKVKVLEDMTKAKLKTKKEAEERAVQQVRTRLNSFAVVKCSFDPQKDFRDSMVEMVVEKKITQPEDLEELLASYLTLNSDKYRDLIIKVFRQVWFDLNQTCFGTEIQNAQR from the coding sequence ATGAAGTGGGGtagcaaaaagaaaaagcatCTACCTGCTTcttcaacttcttcttcttctgcctCAAAGGCTTCTTTGATCTCTCATGTCTTTTCAAGTTCATGGCTTTCCAAGTtcaagcacaagagtgagagCTCGGAACCAAAACCCAGTAAGGGAAACCGGAAAGGGAAGCAGAATTCTCCGCCTTCAGATTTGCCAAGGTGTGGTAGTCATGGGGGTGGAAGGTTCTATGGTGTAGATGATGACGAGGACGATGCGTTTTGGAGGCTGTCTTTTGGGGAAGATAGTGCTCAAGGGAAGAACGACAGGGGATTTTTGAGGTCAGTTCGGTACGATTCAGACAATGAGTTTGACGTTCAGAAATCCATTTGTGGAGGGTTTCAAAAGAGCCGTAGAAAGGTGGAGCGAAGAGAAAGGTCGCAGAAGTTGAAGGGCATGCATAAAACTCGGAATGACAGAGACTGGAGATTGAGGAAGGAAAACGGAGAAGTTTTCGGAAAGAAGCAAGTGGAATTGGAAGGAGAAGCGCatagaaaggaagaagagagatCAACGGGTTCAGTGCGAAATGATGTACTAGAACTGTTAGCAGCAAGAAAACATCAGGATTTATCCTTGTGGAATTCGAAAAGTTCCGGTCTGGAAACAATTGAGGAAGAATCTTTGAACTTGGAGACTGAAGACGAAGAAGAACTGGTTTCAGATTGGCAAAAACTGAAAGAAAGGAAGATACAAGAGGTGAAGTCGAAGAACGAGAAACACAGGAAGTCGCTCTACATCAGCAGGGAACTGCAGAGGAGAAGAACGAGGAGGAGTTGCAAAGTCAGAGTTTGTTCTCCGTGGACAGCTTCAAGGGTCGAAATCTGCAAAGTGAAAGTTCTCGAAGACATGACGAAAGCCAAACTGAAGACAAAAAAGGAGGCTGAGGAGAGAGCCGTGCAGCAGGTACGAACAAGGTTGAACAGCTTTGCAGTGGTGAAGTGCTCATTTGACCCACAGAAGGACTTCCGAGACTCCATGGTTGAGATGGTTGTGGAGAAAAAGATAACCCAGCCGGAGGATCTGGAAGAGCTCTTGGCTAGTTACCTGACCTTGAATTCCGACAAATACCGTGATCTCATTATCAAGGTGTTCCGGCAGGTATGGTTTGACTTGAATCAGACCTGTTTCGGTACTGAAATACAGAATGCACAACGATAG
- the LOC137726919 gene encoding heat stress transcription factor A-4c-like, producing MEEAQGGTSSLPPFLSKTYEMVDDASTDSIVSWSASDKSFIVRNPPDFARDLLPKFFKHNNFSSFIRQLNTYGFRKIDPEQWEFANDDFIRGQPHLMKNIHRRKPVHSHSLQNLQVQGQGQGTSLSDAERQSMKDEIKSLKHEKERLAVELQRHEQERHGLELQMQFLKDRLQHMEGQQQTMVAFVARVLQKPGIASNPVPQLEVRERKRRLPRTSWPFDDANNGNNQMVSSEAVIRENGGLEKLEQLESFLTFWEDTIHDVGHDNIPLVDESTSGNESTAVSSMQLNVDIQSKSPQIDMNSEPAAFVAPEPAASQSSMEQTAGIAASAPTTALIQQPSNEKPAGTTSSAPTGVNDGFWEQFLTENPGTSEAQKVPLERKDSDGRSNDSKPGDHGRLWCNIRNVNNLTEQMGHLTPLEKT from the exons ATGGAGGAAGCTCAAGGCGGCACGAGTTCGTTGCCTCCTTTCCTTTCCAAGACATATGAGATGGTAGATGATGCTTCAACAGATTCAATTGTGTCATGGAGTGCCAGTGATAAGAGCTTCATTGTTCGGAACCCGCCGGATTTTGCTAGAGATTTGCTGCCAAAGTTCTTCAAGCACAACAACTTCTCTAGCTTCATCAGGCAGCTCAATACCTAC GGTTTTAGAAAAATTGATCCGGAGCAATGGGAATTCGCCAATGATGATTTTATAAGAGGTCAGCCACACCTTATGAAGAACATCCATAGGCGAAAGCCGGTGCACAGTCACTCTTTGCAGAATCTTCAAGTCCAAGGCCAAGGGCAAGGGACTTCATTGTCCGATGCTGAACGGCAGAGTATGAAGGATGAAATCAAGAGCCTTAAACATGAGAAAGAACGCCTTGCTGTGGAGTTACAGAGGCATGAACAGGAGCGGCATGGATTGGAGTTGCAAATGCAGTTCTTGAAGGACCGTTTGCAACACATGGAAGGGCAGCAGCAAACCATGGTGGCTTTCGTGGCTAGGGTTTTGCAGAAACCGGGGATTGCCTCTAATCCTGTTCCACAATTGGAAGTCCGTGAGCGAAAGAGAAGGTTGCCAAGAACCAGTTGGCCTTTCGACGATGCTAACAATGGAAATAATCAGATGGTTAGTTCAGAAGCTGTAATTAGAGAAAACGGGGGTTTGGAAAAGTTGGAGCAGTTGGAGTCATTCCTAACATTTTGGGAAGATACCATTCATGATGTTGGTCACGATAacattccacttgtggatgaatCTACAAGTGGTAATGAAAGCACAGCCGTATCTTCCATGCAATTGAATGTTGACATTCAGTCCAAATCCCCTCAAATTGACATGAATTCTGAGCCCGCTGCATTTGTTGCTCCTGAGCCTGCTGCATCGCAATCCTCTATGGAACAAACAGCTGGAATTGCTGCTTCTGCACCCACCACTGCCTTGATACAACAACCGTCTAATGAAAAACCAGCTGGAACCACCTCTTCTGCACCCACCGGGGTCAATGACGGATTTTGGGAACAGTTCTTGACAGAGAATCCTGGCACGTCAGAAGCACAGAAAGTTCCGTTGGAAAGAAAGGATTCCGATGGTAGAAGTAATGACAGCAAACCTGGTGATCATGGCAGGTTGTGGTGCAATATAAGGAATGTAAATAACCTTACAGAACAGATGGGGCATCTTACTCCATTAGAGAAAACCTGA